A segment of the Actinomycetota bacterium genome:
GCGCACCCTTTGACCTTGGCGGCGAAATACTGCCGACCTCGGGGCGGTGCAAAGAGCCGGCCGGGGTCAATGCCGGTTTCGGTCGCCTGGACGGTGACGCTGCCGCCGGCGTCACCGAGGGGGACGTGGTCTCCGACGACGAACTCGTCGGGGAAGCGGGCGGTGGTCGTCGACCCAGTGGGCTTGGTGGTGGTCGCCACGTGCGTTGCCGTGGACCGGCAGCCGGAAAGGACCGCTCCGGCGCTGATCAGCACACCGAGCCATCGCCGGAGCGGTGGTCGGTTCTGTGGTCCATCGGTCGCTGAACTGGTAGCCATTCAGGAGGCCTCAGCGAGCCAAATGAGCTGGCGGAGGGGCTGGTCGCTCCTCAGCAGGATCGACGCCGTCGAGGACCGATTCGACCCGCCGCTTGTAGGCGGCGGCCCGACGACTGGAGGCGTAACCGTCGAAGATGGCGAGGCGGGTGCGGGCCATTCCTCGTTGCAGATTGACGACCCAGGTCGTTCCGCCTTCCCAGGTGGCCACCACGACCGGCCGGGGGTCACACATGACTCACAAAGCGGTGTCGGTCGGGCTGATATTGACCAACTCAGCCCGATCGGGGGGCGCGTCGCCGTCGAGGACACTGACGAGTTCAGCGTCGTGGGCCCGGGTGGTGGCTGCCAGGGCGGCATAGATCGAGGTGTGGTCGGTGACCATGCGTTCCATGGAAAAGCGCGTCTGGGCGGCGGCCCGGCAGGCGGTGCGGTCGAGGCTGGCGGCGGTCAGCACCGCTCGGGCGAGTTGGTCATCGTCGCGACGGAGCCAGCCGGTGACACCGTCGCCGATGATCTCAGGGGCGGCCCCGTAGGGGGTGGCGACGACGGGGGTTCCCCGGGCCAGCGCTTCGATCATGACCATGCCGAAGGGCTCGGGCCAGGCGATGGGGTTGAGGAGGCAGGTAGCGTCGGCCAGGAGGCGGTGCTTGTCGTCGCCTCTGAGCTCGCCGAGGTATTCGACATCGCCGCCGAGCAGGGGGCGGACGGTGGCGTCGAAGTAAGCCTGTTCGGCGGGTTCGCGCATCTTGGCCGCGATCCGCAGCGCCACCCCGGCCCTCCGTGCGATCCGGATGGCTCGGTCCACGCCTTTGTCGGGGGTCATCCGGCCCAAGAAGGCGGCGTAGCCGCCCGTCCCGGTGCCGGGCTCCACGCCGGTGAGGTCGACGCCGTGGTGGATGACGGCGTAGATGGGGATCGCACCGGCGGTCGAGGCCTGGTGGTGGGAGATGGCGATGATCGGCAGATGGGGACCGATCCGACGATAGACCGCCGCCAGGTCGCCGCTGAACGGTCCGTGGTTGGTGGTCACGACCGGGCAGCGGCCGTGGACGCCGGCCCACACCGGGCCGGTGATGGTGTGATCGTGGATGACCTCGGCGCCCCAGCCGAGGGCGGTGTCGTAGGCGTCCATCACGTGGGCCAGCTCGGCGGCCGGGCTGATGGCCACGGTCCCGAGATGCTCCGGAAACGTCCAGGCCAGCTCCACCGGGCAGGTGCTATCGCCAGTGGCATAGAGCAACACGTCGTGGTCAGCGGCCGCCAGCCCCCGACAGAGCGTGTCGAGGACCACTTCGG
Coding sequences within it:
- a CDS encoding glycosyltransferase family 4 protein, whose amino-acid sequence is MRIAVIAPPWLPVPPTGYGGTEVVLDTLCRGLAAADHDVLLYATGDSTCPVELAWTFPEHLGTVAISPAAELAHVMDAYDTALGWGAEVIHDHTITGPVWAGVHGRCPVVTTNHGPFSGDLAAVYRRIGPHLPIIAISHHQASTAGAIPIYAVIHHGVDLTGVEPGTGTGGYAAFLGRMTPDKGVDRAIRIARRAGVALRIAAKMREPAEQAYFDATVRPLLGGDVEYLGELRGDDKHRLLADATCLLNPIAWPEPFGMVMIEALARGTPVVATPYGAAPEIIGDGVTGWLRRDDDQLARAVLTAASLDRTACRAAAQTRFSMERMVTDHTSIYAALAATTRAHDAELVSVLDGDAPPDRAELVNISPTDTAL